The uncultured Cohaesibacter sp. genome window below encodes:
- a CDS encoding type II secretion system F family protein codes for MDFIGNDLIFTIALFVLVVFAVLGVAWGLFYPRLSKNFNRDQRVQAVAMSRVQIADKRLKAGNLDRRKDIEANLKQIENAQKKGKEKKQSLKARLSQAGLTMTPKQFWLYSAVSGVVFFLGGLVGGMSTLVAIGLGLVGFLGAPHFWLARKRKKRMAKFMKEFPNAVDVIVRGIKTGLPLADCLVIAATETAEPVRSEFRRLIDEQAMGLPLAKVVPRLHQRVPLPETNFFAIVIAIQTQAGGSLSEALGNLSRVLRSRAQMKEKVGAMSMEAKASAAIIGAMPFVIAFMLYLIQKSFILVMFEEPLGQLMLGAALAWMGIGIFVMRQMINFDV; via the coding sequence ATGGACTTCATCGGCAATGATCTGATTTTCACGATAGCCCTGTTCGTTCTGGTCGTCTTTGCCGTGCTGGGCGTTGCTTGGGGGCTTTTCTATCCGCGCCTGTCGAAGAATTTCAATCGCGACCAGCGCGTTCAGGCCGTCGCGATGAGCCGGGTCCAGATAGCCGACAAGCGTCTCAAGGCTGGCAATTTGGACCGGCGCAAGGATATCGAGGCCAACCTCAAGCAGATCGAGAATGCCCAGAAGAAGGGCAAGGAAAAGAAGCAGTCCCTCAAGGCGCGGCTTTCTCAGGCAGGGCTTACCATGACGCCGAAGCAATTCTGGCTCTATAGCGCCGTTTCCGGGGTTGTCTTTTTTCTTGGCGGACTGGTTGGCGGTATGTCGACGCTGGTCGCCATTGGCCTCGGTCTTGTCGGCTTTCTCGGCGCACCGCATTTCTGGCTGGCGCGCAAGCGCAAGAAGCGGATGGCGAAATTCATGAAGGAATTTCCCAACGCAGTTGACGTCATTGTCCGCGGCATCAAGACAGGCCTTCCTTTGGCCGATTGTCTGGTTATTGCCGCAACGGAGACCGCCGAGCCGGTGCGCAGCGAGTTCAGGCGGCTGATCGATGAGCAGGCAATGGGGTTGCCGCTCGCCAAGGTCGTGCCGCGTCTGCATCAGCGCGTGCCACTGCCGGAGACCAACTTCTTTGCCATCGTCATTGCAATCCAGACGCAGGCAGGCGGCTCCCTCTCCGAAGCTCTTGGCAACCTGTCGCGCGTGCTGCGATCGCGGGCTCAGATGAAGGAAAAGGTGGGAGCCATGTCGATGGAGGCCAAGGCCTCCGCCGCGATCATTGGTGCCATGCCGTTTGTGATCGCCTTCATGCTCTATCTGATCCAGAAATCCTTCATTCTTGTGATGTTCGAGGAGCCTCTGGGGCAATTGATGCTGGGAGCTGCTCTGGCGTGGATGGGGATTGGTATCTTCGTCATGCGCCAGATGATCAATTTCGACGTGTAA
- a CDS encoding type II secretion system F family protein translates to MAGFELQDMFALVTAIAVIASILAVAMPFLEKDRLGDRMKEVASERERIRKRERAILNQGKDGGRISLRQEPKELVINIVDRFKMRDAFTDKETRIKLKQAGFRLEKHLMTYTFARIVGPMVGLAVSLFYVFVVVKPDYPAMVNLFICVLFAYACYYAPLLYLKNLRSKRQGSIIKAWPDALDLLLICVESGMTAETGFQKVAAEIGSASVELAEELTILTAELSYLQDRRMAYENISERTGIEGVRGVMTSLIQAERYGTPLGDAIRIMAEENRAARLTAAEKKAAALPPKLTVPMILFFLPAIFVIVLGPIAVQYFSSH, encoded by the coding sequence ATGGCAGGTTTTGAGCTACAGGACATGTTTGCGCTGGTAACGGCCATTGCTGTCATCGCCTCGATTCTGGCCGTGGCCATGCCTTTCCTCGAGAAGGATCGTCTTGGCGATCGCATGAAGGAAGTCGCCAGCGAACGGGAACGCATCCGCAAGCGTGAACGCGCCATTCTGAATCAGGGCAAGGACGGTGGCCGCATCTCTCTGCGTCAGGAACCCAAGGAGCTGGTTATCAATATTGTTGACCGCTTCAAGATGCGCGACGCCTTCACCGACAAGGAAACCCGTATCAAGCTCAAGCAGGCGGGGTTTCGACTTGAAAAGCACTTGATGACCTACACCTTTGCCCGCATCGTCGGACCCATGGTGGGGCTCGCGGTGTCGCTTTTCTACGTCTTTGTCGTGGTCAAGCCGGATTATCCGGCCATGGTCAACCTTTTCATCTGTGTCCTGTTTGCCTACGCCTGCTATTACGCTCCGTTGCTCTATCTGAAGAACCTGCGCTCGAAACGGCAGGGCTCGATCATCAAGGCCTGGCCGGATGCGCTCGACCTTTTGCTGATCTGCGTGGAATCGGGCATGACGGCAGAAACCGGCTTTCAAAAGGTGGCCGCAGAAATCGGCTCCGCCAGTGTCGAACTGGCCGAGGAACTGACGATCCTGACCGCCGAGCTGTCCTATCTTCAGGACCGGCGCATGGCCTACGAGAACATTTCCGAGCGAACCGGCATCGAAGGGGTGCGTGGTGTGATGACCTCGCTCATTCAGGCGGAGCGCTATGGCACGCCGCTGGGTGATGCCATCCGCATCATGGCCGAGGAAAACCGGGCAGCCCGCCTGACGGCGGCCGAGAAGAAGGCCGCCGCCCTGCCGCCAAAACTGACCGTGCCGATGATTCTCTTCTTCCTGCCCGCGATCTTCGTGATCGTGCTTGGCCCGATTGCCGTGCAGTATTTCTCTTCACATTGA
- a CDS encoding tetratricopeptide repeat protein, translating to MNAHLNTKPTPSMRKFMLAGSIALAVALAGCSSNKKSVSSSSHQGASYATEEALQESVTYWGKRYNSDSKDVKTALNYGQSLRLLGRHEQALAVLEQLAAQHPTDRVVLAAYGKALATVGRFQQALQVLHTAQTPTSPDWRLDSAMGAIYDQVGDFQTARSHYDKALLQAPDEPSVLSNYGLSYLLEGDLASAEGYLRQAAKNPKADSRVRQNLALALGLQGKFQEAESIAQNELSPQQAAQNMAYLKEMLSERGNWDKIKKQG from the coding sequence ATGAACGCTCATTTGAATACCAAGCCCACGCCGTCCATGCGCAAGTTCATGCTCGCCGGATCCATTGCGCTGGCGGTTGCTCTCGCCGGTTGCTCGTCGAACAAGAAGAGCGTTTCCTCATCGAGCCATCAGGGCGCCAGCTATGCGACTGAAGAGGCACTGCAGGAATCCGTCACCTATTGGGGCAAGCGCTACAACAGCGACAGCAAGGACGTGAAGACCGCCCTCAACTACGGCCAGTCTCTGAGGCTGCTCGGTCGCCATGAACAGGCGCTGGCAGTGCTTGAACAGCTTGCCGCTCAGCACCCAACGGACCGGGTCGTTCTGGCCGCCTATGGCAAGGCACTGGCAACCGTTGGCCGTTTCCAGCAGGCGCTGCAGGTTCTGCACACGGCCCAGACGCCAACTTCTCCGGACTGGCGGCTGGATTCGGCGATGGGCGCGATCTACGATCAGGTTGGCGACTTCCAGACCGCACGCAGCCATTATGACAAGGCGTTGTTGCAGGCGCCCGATGAACCGAGCGTTCTGAGCAACTATGGTCTTTCCTATCTGCTGGAAGGTGATCTTGCCTCGGCTGAAGGCTATCTGCGGCAAGCAGCCAAGAACCCGAAGGCCGACAGCCGCGTACGGCAGAATCTGGCACTGGCGCTCGGCCTGCAAGGCAAGTTCCAGGAAGCCGAATCCATTGCCCAGAACGAGCTCTCACCACAGCAGGCCGCCCAGAACATGGCCTATCTCAAGGAAATGCTAAGCGAGCGCGGCAACTGGGACAAGATCAAGAAGCAGGGCTGA
- a CDS encoding leucyl aminopeptidase family protein: MTMPKNGDSSPIYFINSDAETLVPNALSALATQWVETTGFAAKEGEVCLVPALDGQCDAVLFGLGKKSSKTASPLLPGLLPVKLPAGRYHFANPEALGDDPQALFLATLAWHLGSYRFDRYKENAKLLPELDWPVGVDREDVLRQVKGSNLARDLINIPSNDMGPDELEAVTRGLVDTHGARLEVTTGDELLEKNFPMIHAVGRASPRAPRLLDFIWGRESDPKVTLVGKGVCFDTGGLNLKPGSSMALMKKDMGGAANVLGLASMIMSANLPVRLRVLIPAVENSVSGSAFRPGDVLQSHKGLTVEIGNTDAEGRLILADALSLADEEEPELLIDMATLTGAARVALGPDLPPFYSDDHELVHALASESTRQWDPLWNMPLWDAYDAKLSSDIADVNHITTDGFAGSITAALFLRRFVSKAGSWAHFDIFGWAPAAQAARPKGGEAQGIRALYTLIRNRYDIGWS, from the coding sequence ATGACAATGCCGAAAAATGGTGATTCCAGCCCAATTTATTTTATAAACAGTGATGCCGAGACCCTGGTTCCCAACGCGCTTTCCGCGCTGGCAACACAATGGGTCGAGACAACAGGCTTTGCCGCCAAGGAAGGCGAGGTCTGCCTCGTTCCGGCGCTTGACGGTCAGTGTGATGCCGTTCTTTTTGGCCTTGGCAAGAAAAGCAGCAAAACCGCGTCTCCGCTGCTGCCTGGTCTGTTGCCGGTGAAATTGCCCGCCGGGCGCTATCATTTTGCCAACCCCGAAGCGCTCGGCGATGATCCGCAAGCGCTGTTTCTGGCAACCCTCGCCTGGCATCTGGGCAGCTACCGTTTCGATCGTTACAAGGAAAATGCCAAGCTGCTGCCGGAGCTTGACTGGCCAGTTGGCGTTGATCGCGAAGATGTTCTGCGGCAGGTCAAGGGCTCCAATCTGGCGCGTGACCTCATCAACATCCCGTCGAATGACATGGGCCCGGACGAACTGGAAGCGGTGACCCGTGGTCTGGTCGATACCCATGGTGCCCGTCTGGAAGTGACCACCGGAGACGAGCTGCTCGAGAAGAATTTCCCGATGATCCACGCTGTTGGCCGCGCTTCGCCGCGTGCACCACGCCTGCTCGACTTCATCTGGGGCAGGGAAAGCGATCCCAAGGTGACACTGGTGGGCAAGGGCGTCTGCTTCGATACCGGCGGTCTCAACCTCAAGCCAGGCAGTTCGATGGCGCTGATGAAAAAGGACATGGGGGGTGCCGCCAACGTGCTCGGACTTGCCTCCATGATCATGTCGGCCAATCTGCCCGTGCGTCTGCGTGTGCTTATTCCGGCGGTCGAGAATTCGGTGTCCGGCAGTGCCTTCCGCCCCGGTGACGTGCTCCAGAGCCACAAGGGCCTGACGGTGGAGATCGGCAACACCGATGCCGAAGGGCGTCTCATTCTCGCCGATGCACTGTCGCTTGCCGACGAGGAAGAGCCGGAACTGCTGATCGACATGGCAACGCTCACGGGTGCTGCCCGCGTGGCCCTTGGTCCGGATCTGCCGCCTTTCTACAGTGATGACCATGAGTTGGTCCATGCACTTGCCAGCGAAAGCACGCGGCAGTGGGATCCGCTCTGGAACATGCCGCTGTGGGACGCCTATGATGCCAAGCTGTCCTCCGACATTGCCGATGTGAACCACATCACCACGGATGGCTTTGCTGGCTCCATCACGGCAGCGCTGTTCCTGCGGCGCTTTGTTTCCAAGGCCGGAAGCTGGGCTCATTTCGATATCTTCGGCTGGGCTCCCGCCGCTCAGGCGGCTCGTCCCAAGGGCGGTGAAGCGCAGGGCATTCGCGCTCTCTACACCCTGATCCGCAACCGTTATGATATTGGATGGTCCTGA
- a CDS encoding MarR family transcriptional regulator: MTMDICAGQALQLWHNVTHDLVLEEESDLSARQMMVLLTVYMETPPHTVRGLAAKLGVTKPAITRALDTMGRAGLLTRRRDDKDKRNVVILRTVKGALYVEKLGYKIVDQSRLIAG, encoded by the coding sequence ATGACTATGGATATTTGCGCTGGCCAGGCGCTGCAATTATGGCACAACGTGACCCATGATCTGGTGCTGGAAGAGGAAAGCGATCTCTCCGCAAGACAGATGATGGTGCTTCTCACCGTTTATATGGAGACACCCCCCCATACAGTGCGCGGCCTTGCTGCCAAGCTCGGCGTTACCAAGCCCGCCATCACCCGCGCGCTGGATACAATGGGTCGAGCCGGTTTGCTGACCCGCCGCCGTGACGACAAGGACAAGCGCAATGTCGTCATTCTGCGGACGGTCAAGGGCGCGCTCTATGTCGAAAAGCTTGGTTACAAGATCGTCGATCAATCCCGCCTTATTGCGGGCTGA
- a CDS encoding NlpC/P60 family protein produces the protein MLNPSLNAFRPDLADKRLIGQVEAERFVDPLIKRVQVPIAPLKFGADGRSGLDTQAMLGEVVKVFEEGGNGWSWVQLDGDGYVGYMPSNALGPFGGPLNDEFVVGAPTHRVSAVRTFVYPGPDLKFPAAVFLSLGAGLILGEEREVRGTRYRKLLNMPTPNGEAGWVVAQHVRDIDDKVDDFVTVAESLVGTPYLWGGKSSLGIDCSGLVQLACEMAGIPMLRDASMQEKEAGVALDLSAGLPPLERGDLVFWPGHVGIMTDAETLLHANGYHMAVAREPLAGAIERIAQNEYGALRAIRRLVG, from the coding sequence ATGCTCAATCCCTCTCTCAACGCCTTTCGTCCCGACCTTGCAGACAAGCGCCTGATCGGGCAGGTCGAGGCTGAACGCTTCGTCGATCCGCTCATCAAGCGGGTGCAGGTACCCATCGCACCTCTGAAGTTTGGTGCCGACGGGCGCAGCGGGCTGGATACACAGGCGATGCTGGGCGAGGTGGTCAAGGTCTTCGAGGAGGGGGGCAACGGCTGGAGCTGGGTGCAGCTCGATGGAGATGGCTATGTCGGCTACATGCCTTCCAACGCGCTCGGGCCGTTCGGCGGCCCACTCAATGACGAATTCGTCGTCGGGGCACCGACCCACCGGGTCAGCGCCGTGCGCACCTTCGTCTATCCCGGCCCGGACCTCAAATTTCCCGCCGCTGTGTTCCTGTCACTTGGCGCAGGGCTTATTCTGGGTGAAGAGCGGGAAGTCCGCGGCACCCGCTATCGCAAGCTGCTCAATATGCCGACGCCCAACGGCGAGGCGGGGTGGGTCGTTGCCCAGCATGTGCGGGACATTGACGACAAGGTGGATGATTTTGTCACCGTCGCCGAAAGCCTTGTCGGCACGCCCTATCTGTGGGGTGGCAAGAGCTCCCTTGGCATCGATTGCTCGGGCCTTGTGCAGCTCGCCTGCGAAATGGCAGGAATCCCTATGCTGCGTGATGCATCGATGCAGGAAAAGGAAGCAGGGGTTGCGCTCGACTTGTCAGCCGGACTTCCCCCGCTCGAACGCGGTGATCTGGTCTTCTGGCCGGGTCATGTGGGCATCATGACCGATGCCGAAACCCTGCTTCATGCCAATGGCTATCACATGGCGGTGGCCAGGGAGCCGCTCGCCGGGGCCATAGAGCGCATCGCGCAGAATGAGTATGGCGCACTCAGGGCAATCCGGCGTCTGGTGGGGTAG